GTTTAGCAACTCTCAGTACTTTTCCAAATTTTTTAAAGATGTTGAAGGGCTCACGCCCGTAGAGTATAAAAAGAAGAAATTATCGAATCGAAGTATGAATCATTTTGACGGTGCATGAGAAATCATGCACTTCTTTTTTTATAAAATGTGCAATTATACTATAAAAACATGCAATTGTAGTGCAAAAGTGATTTCACTATTCGATGTATACTAGTAATCAAGTACTAGCTGAAGCGCTTACAGAGAGAAACTGAATTTTCACTAATATGTAATCGGTTAAAAAGGGGAGAGTCAATGATGAAAAAGTTTGGAGTAAAAGACCAAGTTGGGTATATGCTGGGAGATGTTGGTGGAAGTTTCGTTAACTTGTATATTGGGTCTTTCTTTATTGTCTTTTGTACGTATGTATTAGGTGTAAGCCCTTACTTTATGGGGACAATGTTTTTAGTCGGAAAGATATTCGATGCCATTGTCACTGGAATTATGGGAACCATTACGGACCGTTACAGAGTAGGAAAAAGTGGAAATAAGTTCTTGCCTTGGATCAGCTTTTCTAAATGGTTACTAGCTGCAGCATGTTTACTCGCTTTTGCTGATATTTCAAGTTGGGGATCTACCGCGACTCATATTTGGGTAGTCGCTGCTTATTTGTTCTTCTGTGTTGCGTATACGGCTGATGCCATTCCATATGGTTCATTAGCATCGGTTATCACCAATGATCCTGTTGAACGTACAAAATTATCTCGTGCCCGTTCAATCGGCGGTATGATTGTTGGCGTTGGATTCTTATCGTTTGTTCCTATGTTCATCTATGATAAAGCTGGGAATGTGGTTCCTGAAGCATTCTTCTATATTGCTATTGTCTTTAGTATTTTATCATTATTATCCTATACAGGGCTTGTAAAATTAACAACTGAACGTATCCGTGACGAAAAGCCTGCTGGTACTAAGCCGGATTACGATTTCAAGGATGCATTTAAAGAGGCATTTTCCAACAGACCATTAATCGGTATGATGGTTGCAACGCTAGGTTCTACCTTAATTATTTCAGGTGTTACTACTTTAGCTGCTTATGTATTTGCAGAGTATTACAACATGCCTAGTGCCTTTGCAATCAACTCTTTCATTAGCATGGGAATTATCCTTGTGTTATTCGTTGTTATTCCAAAACTCGTAGCAAAATTCAATAAACGAAACTTAATTCTTGCTACATCCGCATTCAGTTTAGTTGCTTCCGCATTAATGACTCTAGTTACTTTTGAAAATGTATATGTATTTGCGGCATTATACAATTTCGCAACAATTGGTTCATCCGTGTTTGTTATCCTTGTCTGGGCGTTAGTTACAGACTGTATCGATTATACAGAGTACAAAACAGGAAAGAAAATTGAAGGAACGCTTTACTCCCTCTATTCTTTCGCACGTAAAGTAGGTATGGGATTAGGAGCAGCGGTTGGAAGTTACTCTTTAGGCTGGGTTGGCTTTGTATCTGGTGCAAAAACACAACCACAAGAAGTGGCCGAAGGAATCTTAAAAATGTACACAGGTATGCCAGTTGTCGCTTTTATTCTCATTCTTATCGGTGTTGGCTTAATCTTTAACTTAAATTCAAAGAGCACAAATGAAAT
This genomic stretch from Neobacillus niacini harbors:
- a CDS encoding MFS transporter gives rise to the protein MMKKFGVKDQVGYMLGDVGGSFVNLYIGSFFIVFCTYVLGVSPYFMGTMFLVGKIFDAIVTGIMGTITDRYRVGKSGNKFLPWISFSKWLLAAACLLAFADISSWGSTATHIWVVAAYLFFCVAYTADAIPYGSLASVITNDPVERTKLSRARSIGGMIVGVGFLSFVPMFIYDKAGNVVPEAFFYIAIVFSILSLLSYTGLVKLTTERIRDEKPAGTKPDYDFKDAFKEAFSNRPLIGMMVATLGSTLIISGVTTLAAYVFAEYYNMPSAFAINSFISMGIILVLFVVIPKLVAKFNKRNLILATSAFSLVASALMTLVTFENVYVFAALYNFATIGSSVFVILVWALVTDCIDYTEYKTGKKIEGTLYSLYSFARKVGMGLGAAVGSYSLGWVGFVSGAKTQPQEVAEGILKMYTGMPVVAFILILIGVGLIFNLNSKSTNEMYAVLKERRAS